Proteins from one Daphnia pulicaria isolate SC F1-1A chromosome 3, SC_F0-13Bv2, whole genome shotgun sequence genomic window:
- the LOC124328979 gene encoding ATP-dependent RNA helicase DEAH12, chloroplastic-like isoform X1, with protein sequence MASAVADVNQLVIPCIFLDQCRCSAEEENPAITSIVLKHGKTYQSSHYAGISNIPTVIQRTPMSDDQRHVKKDSETINKNASNSMNKTHGQRTRRPRNEKHLRQTVQPANKTNPVIQTLAEPDVLTQFQFLVTGCETRISELKSAVDRLKKNQENGKNKASKHQENMPHVIILESKIDELEMQKKGAQFGFQRASMCADSEIRKKREIFRLTTPLPALSKRQDFENAVNNNKFVVVMGQTGSGKSTQLTQYLADMPQFERQFVICTQPRKIAAVTLAQRVAFEFAAGKESTESKKWVGWHVGGENRLHLNNRIQYMTETVLLNQLTQAEVSKEDPFQNCAAVIVDEAHSRTITTDVLLGVLKRKIHLWPHLKVIVTSATIDTNLFSEYLGGCPVIDIPGRLFPVEVIYRPFDRDNGKVIEAVVKQAITICNEHQSGDILCFLSGQNEVEWATQKFSASVKPSASRAKKIVAYSLYGKQTPEEQQLVFQKTPDVQKVIFSTDIAETSVTIDGVKFIVDSGLTKNLVFDSARNITSLKEMMISSASAEQRKGRAGRTGPGICYRMYGEDEYNSLAKYDKAEIFLRPLSITVTLLKAMRVDPIDFHWLEKPDSVALEAATEELSLLGALDHRQNLTPLGHLIGDLQIDPGIAHMIYYSCSKGLGKVATILAGLFSVTSMVFWRGGDDETRQASDEAKKKYFSDRGDIFSSYQVFTEWLTRKEADPSLKIAKAWCMQNYINNKAMNMAMSTSHEIQLHLKRSASHIWKKTNQDRQATEEELQKLIAQAFVLNVAYQVNKNYVALRADTMTYVHPGSVFFRHKEPPQVIIYQSILRTSKTYALQITPIDMEWIRQENGALHALYEERATQVNIKETRVTPVSRGILRFILGPANRNVDELNQELDCLVHSDYDNDALVAWCKPHACNFVNSELSRKVESRKTELEMEIREDPVVGETRIVWGCGGEAKLLLFYGNYVGINVRNVLNSWNLSDVDIIVRQKLSQSTKDSFRNVFFLPKNSDQQNKTARIVFDDPYKAATALQELSAGGGLRGRLECSPALSNRPSVYKESEAWLTITFAIAPSLNSSIIMYNSMEDANLTIRLGCLGFRPSKSKAPHNSSSIYNPTEEGGYFIKQANPFNVRMTYVLYANRLPAMFDEVDVENELNRYGCPKLTYIKIIRGGELKFEHPHYLPSTTTDETDLILDYAKNNELLPLSDKVMRTFVRKDSKRKTVTIRARYESMDQIEMIYISRLCASTLINQRVRLKAQIKTSLRLEKNLWEFRQKEIEEYVKNLKTKDVFCKFETRPTTHVWLHLEVPRAENIDDIRKKLDDFLQFRFYRNNEFQLFFTHHGQKQLSAFDVKPGYLHLNAATKAIRIYGTETERQEISNKLDNLVETLKLLRIDVPLIVRKTSLNVVGKNLAKYRNPGLRDELRLLYNRLYATGTEDGIEKLKYDLKDHIIQPRGDIDIGDCGLCFSPLENPTFLQMCAHKYCSECIKHMLNQETVPYPIICPAEGCGAKVCLKDIQAIAPANVVEKIAETAINAILLDPKSKDKYQSCFKTGCEQYLPIKESKLEEKEQRVSGGDTVFCDQCNLHYCRTCCNTLRKPVERHRGVTCAANQLGDNKDVGFHRLYILDELCNLRCPRCRAVFVDFVGCCALYCPCKAGFCFFCLEDCGNDAHSHVRSCPKNTGQGVFISASQKNTVHRESRKRAIVQYLMRTCSDRGLRSSVLHSIERDLKDLEIIINPSEVNLSGFTPIADTSKHRQHILEEICTLRCPRCRTAFFDYEGCSALQCWNQQCKTHFCFFCLEDCVDDQRNHAHVIRCPKNVVPGQLYTPTDQIEMVNCKRRKEGIVKYLMSHCPDPTERQAVIDSVSINLKHLNIVIRPEDFTPPATRVPLRPFEYPRPVDYRPVPRVPPRHVEIDRPVDYRPIPQYVPQRPLVLERPVFPPVVPERVVFPPVEPIRRAPMPQPAERPRQPKKDCVIL encoded by the exons ATGGCTTCGGCTGTTGCTGATGTGAACCAACTTGTTATTCCGTGCATATTCCTGGATCAGTGTCGCTGCTCAGCAGAGGAGGAAAATCCGGCCATCACGAGTATTGTTTTGAAACATGGGAAAACGTACCAGTCAAGTCATTA TGCTGGAATATCTAATATTCCAACAGTAATTCAAAGAACCCCAATGTCTGATGATCAAAGGCATGTTAAAAAAGATTCTGaaacaatcaacaaaaatGCTTCCAATTCCATGAATAAAACACATGGTCAAA GAACAAGGCGACCGAGGAATGAAAAACATTTACGACAAACTGTCCAACCGGCTAATAAAACGAATCCAGTTATTCAGACTTTAGCAGAACCAGATGTTTTAACTCAATTCCAATTCTTAGTAACCGGTTGTGAAACACGTATTTCAGAGCTAAAATCTGCCGTGGATCggttaaagaaaaatcag gaaaatgggaaaaacaaaGCAAGTAAGCATCAAGAAAATATGCCGCATGTCATTATTCTCGAGTCGAAAATTGACGAGTTGGAAATGCAAAAGAAAGGTGCCCAGTTTGGCTTCCAGCGAGCTTCCATGTGCGCCGATTCAGAGATCCGCAAGAAGCGCGAAATATTCCGGCTCACTACACCCCTTCCAGCTTTATCGAAAAGGCAAGATTTTGAGAATGCcgtcaataataataagtttGTTGTCGTTATGGGTCAAACGGGATCAGGCAAGAGTACGCAATTAACGCAATATTTAGCTGATATGCCTCAGTTCGAAAGACAGTTT GTGATTTGCACTCAACCAAGAAAAATTGCAGCTGTTACTTTGGCGCAAAGAGTTGCATTTGAATTTGCGGCAGGTAAAGAATCAACAGAATCGAAGAAATGGGTCGGTTGGCATGTGGGAGGTGAAAATCGACTTCACTTGAATAATCGCATCCAATACATGACGGAAACTGTCCTTCTAAATCAACTCACTCAAGcaga GGTATCAAAAGAGGATCCATTTCAGAATTGTGCTGCAGTTATCGTAGACGAAGCTCACAGCCGGACGATCACTACGGATGTTTTACTTGGTGTCCTCAAGAGAAAAATTCATCTATGGCCCCATTTGAAAGTGATCGTCACCTCCGCAACGATTGACACAAACTTGTTCTCGGAGTATTTAGGCGGCTGCCCCGTCATTGATATCCCCGGCCGACTTTTTCCTGTAGAGGTCATTTATCGCCCTTTTGACCGTGATAACGGTAAAGTCATCGAAGCTGTGGTCAAACAGGCAATCACGATTTGTAACGAACATCAGTCTGGggatattttgtgttttttatcAGGACAAAATGAA GTAGAATGGGCAACGCAAAAGTTTTCAGCGTCTGTCAAACCCAGCGCTTCCAGGGCGAAAAAAATTGTCGCTTACTCTTTGTACGGAAAGCAAACGCCCGAAGAACAACAATTGGTGTTCCAAAAAACGCCAGATGTGCAAAAGGTCATCTTTTCTACCGACATAGCCGAAACATCGGTCACAATCGATGGCGTGAAATTTATTGTGGACAGTGGACTGACTAAGAATCTAGTTTTTGACAGCGCTCGGAATATCACGAGCCTCAAG GAAATGATGATCTCATCGGCATCTGCTGAACAACGCAAAGGAAGGGCAGGTCGAACAGGACCAGGCATCTGTTACCGGATGTATGGCGAAGACGAATACAATTCCCTGGCAAAGTATGACAAAGCGGAAATATTCTTACGTCCTTTGAGCATCACCGTCACCTTATTGAAG GCGATGCGGGTCGATCCGATTGATTTCCATTGGCTAGAAAAGCCTGACAGTGTCGCTCTAGAGGCAGCCACTGAAGAATTAAGTTTGTTGGGAGCATTGGATCACCGACAAAATCTTACTCCGCTTGGCCATCTCATTGGTGATCTGCAGATTGATCCAGGGATCGCTCATATGATTTATTACTCCTGTTCCAAAGGGCTTG GAAAAGTGGCAACCATTTTAGCTGGCCTCTTCTCTGTAACGAGCATGGTGTTTTGGCGTGGCGGAGATGATGAAACTCGCCAGGCTTCAGATGAAGCCAAGAAGAAGTACTTCAGTGATAGAGGAGACATATTTTCTAGTTATCAGGTCTTTACTGAATGGCTCACGCGAAAAGAAGCCGATCCTTCTCTGAAAA TTGCCAAAGCGTGGTGTATGCAAAACTACATCAACAATAAAGCAATGAATATGGCTATGTCGACTTCTCATGAAATCCAATTGCATCTCAAGAGAAGCGCTTCTCACATTTGGAAGAAAACCAATCAGGATCGGCAGGCGACCGAGGAAGAACTTCAAAAACTAATCGCCCAGGCCTTCGTTCTAAACGTTGCCTATCAAGTCAATAAAAATTACGTGGCTCTCAGAGCGGATACTATGACATATGTGCATCCTGGTTCGGTTTTCTTTCGCCATAAAGAACCACCTCAA GTTATAATATACCAAAGTATTCTGCGGACTTCAAAAACGTATGCCTTGCAAATAACGCCTATTGATATGGAATGGATTCGTCAAGAGAACGGAGCCCTTCATGCCCTTTACGAAGAGAGAGCCACTCAGGTCAATATTAAAGAAACTCGGGTCACTCCAGTGTCTCGGGGAATTCTCCGTTTTATTCTCGGCCCGGCCAATCGCAATGTGGATGAACTTAACCAAGAGCTCGACTGTCTAGTTCACAGTGATTACGATAATGACGCCCTTGTTGCTTGGTGTAAACCACACGCATGTAACTTCGTTAATAG TGAATTATCGCGTAAAGTGGAATCCAGGAAGACGGAACTAGAAATGGAGATAAGAGAAGATCCAGTTGTCGGAGAAACGCGAATCGTCTGGGGCTGTGGTGGAGAAGCCAAACTATTGCTGTTTTATGGCAACTACGTCGGCATCAACGTACGCAACGTGCTCAATTCGTGGAACTTGTCAGATGTGGACATAATTGTCCGTCAAAAATTAAGCCAGTCTACAAAGGATTCATTCCggaatgttttcttcttgccaAAAAATTCCGATCAACAGAATAAGACTGCCCGAATTGTATTTGACGATCCCTATAAAGCTGCCACTGCTCTTCAG GAACTATCGGCCGGTGGTGGTCTTCGGGGTAGACTGGAATGTTCTCCTGCTCTTAGTAACCGCCCGTCAGTCTATAAAGAGTCGGAAGCTTGGTTGACCATCACTTTTGCCATTGCACCGTCACTGAACAGTTCCATCATCATGTACAATTCAATGGAAGATGCGAATCTTACGATACGTCTAGGATGTCTAGGTTTCCGCCCTTCAAAATCTAAAGCTCCCCATAACAGCTCGTCAATTTACAATCCAACAGAAGAAGGTGGATATTTCATCAAACAAGCCAATCCTTTCAATGTTAGGATGACATACGTTCTCTACGCCAATCGACTTCCTGCTATGTTTGATGAAGTAGACGTGGAAAACGAGCTCAACAGGTACGGATGTCCAAAGCTAACTTACATCAAAATTATTCGAGGAggtgaattgaaatttgaacatCCTCATTACTTACCTTCAACCACGACGGACGAAACGGATTTAATACTTGACTACGCCAAGAATAATGAACTTTTACCGCTTTCGGATAAAGTTATGAGGACTTTTGTTCGCAAAGATTCCAAACGGAAAACGGTTACCATCCGCGCCAGATATGAATCGATGGAccaaattgaaatgatttacATATCTAGATTGTGTGCTAGCACACTCATAAATCAACGGGTCAGATTGAAAGCTCAAATCAAAACAAGCCTCAGACTGGAAAAGAATTTGTGGGAATTCcgacaaaaagaaatcgaagaatatgtgaaaaatctgaaaacaaaagatgtCTTCTGCAAGTTCGAAACTAGGCCAACCACTCATGTGTGGCTTCATCTAGAAGTCCCGCGGGCGGAAAACATTGATGATATTCGCAAGAAATTGGACGATTTCCTACAATTTCGGTTCTACAGAAACAATGAGTTTCAGCTGTTTTTCACTCACCACGGTCAGAAACAGCTTTCAGCTTTCGACGTCAAACCGGGATATCTTCACCTCAATGCTGCCACTAAAGCGATTCGAATTTATGGCACCGAGACGGAACGGCAAGAAATCAGCAACAAATTGGACAATCTAGTTGAAACTCTCAAGTTACTTCGCATCGATGTTCCCCTGATTGTTCGCAAGACTAGTTTGAACGTCGTGGGAAAAAATTTGGCTAAGTATCGTAACCCCGGATTACGTGATGAGCTCCGGTTGTTGTACAACCGCCTGTACGCAACCGGTACGGAAGATGGAATTGAAAAACTGAAATACGATTTGAAAGATCACATTATTCAACCGAGAGGCGACATTGACATTGGGGATTGCGGGCTATGTTTTTCTCCGCTAGAAAATCCTACATTTCTTCAG ATGTGCGCCCATAAATACTGCTCAGAATGCATTAAGCACATGCTTAACCAAGAAACAGTCCCATATCCAATTATATGTCCAGCTGAAGGATGCGGGGCCAAGGTTTGCTTAAAAGACATTCAAGCGATCGCTCCAGCTAATGTCGTAGAAAAAATCGCTGAGACTGCTATTAATGCAATACTGCTTGACCCAAAATCTAAGGACAAGTACCAATCCTGTTTCAAAACTGGATGTGAACA GTACCTACCAATCAAGGAGTCGAAACTTGAAGAGAAAGAGCAGAGAGTAAGTGGCGGAGACACGGTCTTTTGTGATCAATGCAATCTTCATTACTGTCGTACCTGTTGCAATACGTTGAGGAAACCCGTTGAACGCCATAGAGGAGTTACGTGTGCTGCAAACCAATTGGGTGATAACAAAGATGTAGGTTTTCACCGCCTTTACATTCTGGACGAATTGTGCAATTTACGTTGTCCTCGTTGCAGAGCG GTTTTTGTCGATTTTGTTGGCTGCTGCGCTCTCTATTGCCCATGCAAAGCGGGTTTCTGTTTCTTCTGCCTTGAGGATTGTGGCAATGATGCTCATAGTCACGTAAGAAGTTGTCCGAAGAATACCGGTCAGGGAGTATTTATAAGTGCCTCGCAGAAAAACACTGTGCACAGGGAATCGAGGAAGAGAGCCATCGTCCAGTATTTGATGAGAACGTGTTCTGATCGTGGACTACGCTCTTCAGTCCTTCACTCAATCGAAAGAGATTTAAAAGACTTGGAAATCATCATCAATCCTAGTGAAGTGAATCTGTCTGGTTTCACGCCTATAGCCGACACGTCCAAACATCGCCAACATATTTTAGAAGAAATTTGCACATTGCGATGCCCACGCTGCCGCACA GCCTTTTTCGACTACGAAGGCTGCTCGGCCCTGCAATGCTGGAATCAACAATGCAAAACccatttctgtttcttttgccTCGAGGATTGCGTTGATGACCAGAGAAATCACGCTCACGTCATCAGATGCCCGAAGAACGTCGTTCCCGGCCAACTTTACACTCCTACAGATCAAATTGAAATGGTAAACTGCAAGCGTCGCAAGGAAGGAATAGTCAAGTATTTAATGTCGCATTGCCCGGATCCTACTGAACGTCAAGCAGTCATCGACTCGGTGTCGATTAATTTGAAACACTTAAATATTGTCATCCGCCCTGAAGATTTCACGCCTCCAGCTACTCGAGTACCACTTCGTCCGTTTGAATACCCCAGGCCAGTAGATTATAGACCCGTTCCTCGAGTACCTCCTCGCCATGTTGAAATCGACAGGCCAGTTGATTATAGGCCCATTCCACAATATGTACCTCAACGACCGTTGGTTCTTGAAAGACCAGTATTTCCTCCAGTGGTTCCTGAAAGGGTAGTATTCCCTCCAGTGGAACCCATTAGACGTGCTCCAATGCCTCAACCAGCCGAAAGACCACGTCAACCAAAAAAGGACTGTGTAATTTTATAG